One segment of Arvicanthis niloticus isolate mArvNil1 chromosome 5, mArvNil1.pat.X, whole genome shotgun sequence DNA contains the following:
- the Lrrc19 gene encoding leucine-rich repeat-containing protein 19 → MKVTRFMLWLFSMLLLSVRSQASQTEVKCNFTRRNYALIPEGISNNVTILDLSFNQITLNDSDTRVLQMYSLLTELYLMENNITALYNSSFSNLFKLEILNICGNSISVIQQGSFVGLNELKQLFLCQNKILQLTPDTFVPLNNLKVLNLQGNLISIFDASQLFHLELLTLDGNPWNCTCGLLELQNWLNTSNVTLENESITTCSYPEDLKHYSIKSAPFTTECHSKLISTISEDFQSIRNSSFNSLSNNLTWNSEHKPLGKSWAFLVGVVATVLVTSLLIFIAIKCPVWYNILLSYNHHRLEEHEAETYENGFTRNPSSLSQITDTNSEDITVIFEQLHSFVVDDDGFIEDRYIDINEVQEEN, encoded by the exons gaAGTCAAATGTAATTTCACCAGAAGGAATTATGCTTTGATTCCAGAGGGTATCAGCAACAATGTTACCATCCTTGATCTCAGTTTTAACCAAATTACTCTCAATGATTCAGATACCAGGGTGCTACAAATGTattctttactcactgagctctACTTGATGGAGAATAACATCACTGCCTTATATAACAGTAGTTTCAGTAATCTTTTCAAActagaaattttaaatatctgtGGAAATTCAATCAGTGTAATTCAACAGGGTTCATTTGTTGGCTTAAATGAACTAAAACAATTATTTCTTTGccaaaacaaaatattacaatTGACTCCCGATACATTTGTGCCTCTAAACAACCTGAAAGTTCTGAATCTGCAAGGCAATTTGATAAGCATCTTTGATGCGTCTCAGCTATTTCATCTGGAGTTACTAACTCTGGATGGAAATCCATGGAACTGTACCTGCGGTCTACTTGAGCTTCAGAACTGGCTGAATACATCTAATGTGACATTGG AAAATGAGAGCATTACCACATGTAGCTACCCAGAGGACCTAAAGCACTACAGCATCAAGTCAGCACCCTTCACAACTGAATGCCACTCTAAACTTATTTCCACAATATCTGAAGATTTCCAGTCCATTAGGAATTCATCTTTTAATAGCTTGTCAAACAACTTAACATGGAACTCAG AGCACAAGCCTCTTGGGAAAAGCTGGGCTTTCCTGGTTGGTGTTGTGGCCACTGTACTGGTAACATCACTGCTCATCTTCATTGCCATCAAGTGCCCAGTATGGTACAATATTTTGCTTAGTTACAATCATCATCGCCTGGAAGAGCATGAAGCAGAAACCTATGAAAATGGTTTTACAAGAAACCCAAGTTCTCTTTCACAAATAACAGATACAAACTCTGAAGACATCACAGTAATATTTGAACAGCTGCATTCATTTGTGGTAGATGATGATGGATTTATTgaagacagatacatagatatcAATGAAGTACaggaagaaaactaa